The DNA window CCCGACGGGTTGCCGGGCGAGGCCAGGATCAGCCCCTGCGCCTTTGGCAGATCCTGCGGGCGCGGCTGATAGCGGTCTTCGGGCCGGGTCGCGATACCCACAGGTTCCAGCGACATGGCCCGCAGGATCTGGCGATAGCTGGGATAGCCGGGCAGGCCCATCGCCACCCGCTCGCCCGCATCGAACAGGGCCGAAAACGCCAGGATGAACGCGCCGCTGCTGCCGGGGGTGACGACGACGCGCGCCGGGTCCAGATCGATCCCGTACCAGCGGCGGTAAAGACCCGCGATCCCCTGCCGCAGCCGGGGCAGCCCCAGCGCGACGGTATAGCCCAGGGGCTGCGACAGCGCGCGGGCCAGCGCCGTGCGCGCGCCCTGCGGTGCGGGCGTGCCGGGTTGCCCGACCTCCATGTGGATGATGTGGCGTCCCGCCGCCTCGGCGCGGGCGGCCGCCTGCATCACATCCATGACGATGAACGGATCGACCTGTCCGCGAACGGATTCTCGCATTGCTCGTGCCTTCGGTGTTTTTTTCCGTCATATCGCGCCCGCCCCCCGGACTAAAGCCTTTTGCGGCTTCACGCAGCCGTGTGCGCGCGATTCTTGCCAATGCCGGCCATGCGGGCCAAGTTGCGGCCGACCCATCCGAGAGGACTGCGATGAAACGCCTGATCGCCGCGCTGCTTCTGACCGCGACCCCGACCTTCGCCTTCGACATCTCGGCCATGTCCGAGCAGGAGAAATCCGCCTTCGGCGATGCGGTGCGCGAATATCTGATGGCCAATCCCGAGGTGCTGATCGAATCGATCAACGTGCTTGAGGAACGGCGCGCGGCCGACGCCGCCATCAACGATCAGGAACTTGTCGCCTCGAACCGCGACGCGATCTTCGATGACGGCCACAGCTGGATCGGGGGCAATCCCGATGGCGATCTGACCATGGTCGAATTCATCGACTATCGCTGCGGCGTCTGCCGCCAGTTCAACGACGAGGTTCACGATCTGGTCGAGGATGACGGGAATATCCGCCTGATCCTGAAGGAATTTCCGATATTGGGGCAGGACAGCGACAATTCTGCCCGCTTTGCCATCGCGGTCAAGCAGATCGCCG is part of the Paracoccus stylophorae genome and encodes:
- a CDS encoding DsbA family protein, yielding MKRLIAALLLTATPTFAFDISAMSEQEKSAFGDAVREYLMANPEVLIESINVLEERRAADAAINDQELVASNRDAIFDDGHSWIGGNPDGDLTMVEFIDYRCGVCRQFNDEVHDLVEDDGNIRLILKEFPILGQDSDNSARFAIAVKQIAGDAAYMQAHDALIALRGPATIEALKKIADRIGVDADKVVNTMNTEPVTAVLRENHQLAERMAIQGTPTFVIGDELLRGVPAAGLTATVSQIRDTQDAGKG